The following are from one region of the Arcobacter defluvii genome:
- a CDS encoding PAS domain-containing sensor histidine kinase, with the protein MNIQQQTLLSTLFNESLDAILVLDLKTQKFILFNQKALELYNYTKEEFKEITPKDLTLEFLTPEEMKKRQKNILEKGWDRFKTKHKTKDGKALDVLIKSKRIELNVESILLYITVINLGKEQKIEQEFETIFYSSKDGIATIDLDGKFIRFNDSFKQLSEYSYNELINIPVFDLFHQENKEKIKELLPQVIKKKYIENFETTFITKYEKSMITYITMNLMPNQKEILLIIKDFTLLKLIDLEKKFKSLNELIQNISHQWKQPLSTISIIASGIKLQNELKLYDVSNLDNDMSKIVEITNYLSNIINNFDDMAFENLEKSYSLCQLMNEILHDMKNLLNKNHIKIITDYKIDNKVYIDKFRFSEAIKNILNNSIEAFIEKNIDNRIILIKTENIDNHITLKIQDNAGGVDEDILPKILEPYFTTKHQSQGTGLGLTNSYKIIVEMHKYLFSFDNCHIKFDNEEYKGFIVSITF; encoded by the coding sequence ATGAACATTCAACAACAAACTTTGTTATCAACTTTATTTAATGAATCTCTTGATGCCATTTTAGTTCTTGATTTAAAAACACAAAAATTTATTTTATTTAACCAAAAAGCTTTAGAATTATATAACTATACAAAAGAAGAGTTCAAAGAAATCACTCCAAAAGATTTAACTTTAGAATTTCTGACACCTGAAGAAATGAAGAAAAGACAAAAAAATATTTTGGAAAAAGGTTGGGATAGATTTAAAACAAAACATAAAACAAAAGATGGAAAAGCATTAGATGTTTTAATCAAAAGTAAAAGAATTGAATTAAATGTAGAATCTATTTTGTTATATATAACAGTTATTAATTTAGGAAAAGAACAAAAAATTGAACAAGAGTTTGAGACAATATTCTATAGCTCAAAAGATGGAATTGCAACTATTGATTTAGATGGAAAGTTTATAAGATTTAATGATTCATTTAAACAATTGAGTGAATATAGTTACAATGAACTTATTAATATTCCGGTTTTTGATTTATTCCATCAAGAAAACAAAGAAAAAATAAAAGAACTACTACCGCAAGTAATTAAAAAAAAATATATAGAAAACTTTGAAACTACCTTTATTACAAAATATGAAAAATCAATGATTACTTATATTACAATGAATTTGATGCCAAATCAAAAAGAGATTTTATTAATTATTAAAGATTTCACTCTTTTAAAACTTATTGATTTGGAGAAAAAATTTAAATCTTTAAATGAATTAATTCAAAATATTTCACATCAATGGAAACAGCCATTAAGTACAATTTCAATTATTGCAAGTGGAATAAAACTACAAAATGAATTAAAATTATATGATGTTTCAAATTTAGATAATGATATGAGCAAAATTGTAGAAATTACAAATTATTTATCAAATATAATTAATAATTTTGATGATATGGCTTTTGAGAATCTTGAAAAATCTTATAGCCTTTGCCAATTAATGAACGAAATCTTGCATGATATGAAAAATCTTTTGAACAAAAATCATATAAAAATTATTACTGATTATAAAATTGATAATAAAGTATATATAGATAAATTTAGATTCTCTGAAGCAATAAAAAACATTTTAAATAATTCAATTGAAGCTTTTATTGAAAAAAATATTGATAATAGAATTATTCTAATAAAAACTGAAAATATAGATAACCATATTACTCTAAAAATCCAAGATAATGCAGGAGGAGTTGATGAAGATATACTTCCTAAAATACTTGAACCATATTTTACAACTAAACATCAAAGTCAAGGTACAGGATTGGGATTAACAAATAGTTATAAAATAATAGTAGAAATGCATAAATATTTATTCTCTTTTGATAATTGTCATATAAAATTTGATAATGAAGAATATAAAGGTTTTATTGTTTCTATAACTTTTTAA
- a CDS encoding RNA polymerase factor sigma-54, producing the protein MAQTLSISTSQKQNLNLSLKLWLPMLQTSIQDLESYLTNLSYENPFLEVKKPKEFYNNFTSNGTSGEFIESLAFYAKSLNDKLSEQIEDDTLFPTPNSKKVALEILCDIDENGYFDGDIEKIAITCNVYKEYVESIRQRFSRLEPSGVGALNLEESFLFQLDSIDRSIDDELYNFTKKIIKDITHIDKYAAHHRFNDAKDIIKYFNNPPAIDYINDNVQVIPDFFVEINEDIEIKINNSYYPDIKVKNPFNTKNENIKEKLKEAKDLVNLLNLRKATLYKIVLIIVEKQISFFVGGELKPFSMQEIAAELGFAESTISRAVSNKYIECNLGIFPLKYFFTNAVDKDLSSSQIKSYIKSLVDYENKDEPLTDEAILEYIEEKFSLKMVRRTITKYRKILDIPSSKERKKLYKVENL; encoded by the coding sequence ATGGCACAAACATTATCTATATCAACTTCTCAAAAACAGAATTTAAATTTATCATTGAAATTGTGGCTACCAATGCTACAAACATCAATACAAGATTTAGAATCATATCTTACTAATTTATCTTATGAAAATCCATTTTTGGAAGTTAAAAAACCAAAAGAGTTTTATAATAATTTTACATCAAATGGAACAAGTGGTGAATTTATTGAATCACTTGCTTTTTATGCAAAATCTTTAAATGATAAATTAAGTGAACAAATAGAAGATGATACGCTTTTCCCTACACCAAATTCAAAAAAAGTTGCACTTGAAATTTTGTGTGATATAGATGAAAATGGTTATTTTGATGGAGATATAGAAAAAATTGCTATAACTTGTAATGTTTATAAAGAGTATGTTGAATCAATTAGACAAAGATTTTCAAGGCTAGAACCAAGTGGAGTTGGGGCACTTAATCTTGAAGAATCATTTTTATTTCAGCTTGATTCAATTGATAGAAGTATTGATGATGAATTATATAATTTCACTAAAAAAATTATAAAAGATATAACACATATTGATAAATATGCTGCACATCACAGATTTAATGATGCAAAAGATATTATTAAATATTTCAACAACCCTCCAGCTATTGATTATATAAATGACAATGTTCAAGTTATACCTGATTTTTTTGTTGAGATTAATGAAGATATTGAGATAAAAATAAACAACTCTTATTATCCAGATATAAAAGTAAAAAATCCTTTTAATACAAAAAACGAAAATATAAAAGAGAAACTAAAAGAAGCAAAAGATTTAGTAAATTTATTAAACCTTAGAAAAGCAACTTTATATAAAATCGTTTTAATTATTGTAGAAAAACAAATCTCATTTTTTGTTGGAGGAGAACTTAAACCATTTTCTATGCAAGAAATAGCCGCAGAATTAGGATTTGCAGAATCAACTATAAGTAGAGCTGTTTCAAATAAATATATAGAGTGTAACTTAGGAATTTTCCCATTAAAATATTTCTTTACAAATGCTGTTGATAAAGATTTATCATCTTCACAAATAAAAAGCTATATAAAAAGTTTAGTTGATTATGAGAATAAAGACGAACCTTTGACTGACGAAGCTATTTTGGAGTATATTGAAGAAAAATTTTCTCTAAAAATGGTAAGACGAACTATCACAAAATATAGAAAAATATTAGATATACCTTCATCTAAAGAGAGAAAAAAACTCTACAAAGTTGAGAATTTGTAA
- a CDS encoding 2Fe-2S iron-sulfur cluster-binding protein, with protein MTTRVEIVNDFLAINVKPGSTIQDVVEASGSALPFGCRDGQCGTCLVSIEQGMEFISEINEKEKKVIAEAGAGTNTEKARLSCQMKIIKPNGVVRIKY; from the coding sequence ATGACAACAAGAGTAGAAATCGTAAATGACTTTTTAGCAATCAACGTAAAACCTGGAAGTACAATTCAAGATGTAGTAGAAGCATCAGGTTCAGCTTTACCATTTGGTTGTAGAGATGGACAATGTGGTACATGTTTAGTTTCAATTGAACAAGGTATGGAATTTATTTCTGAAATAAATGAAAAAGAGAAAAAAGTAATCGCAGAAGCAGGTGCTGGAACAAACACTGAAAAAGCTAGATTATCTTGTCAAATGAAAATAATTAAACCAAACGGTGTAGTTAGAATTAAGTATTAA
- a CDS encoding nitrogen fixation protein NifZ, giving the protein MAVDHKQIVDANTFLHDSVTANRSGRDEEVAKFGIGQKVQLLEDIKNDGTYPHAPIGAIMVQKGAIGYIKSIGEFLQVIRVYEVHFLDVNALIEVVGCREHELLAMEDYRDEVQEELEFMKKHREKYYSK; this is encoded by the coding sequence GTGGCTGTTGATCATAAACAAATCGTTGATGCAAACACTTTTTTGCACGATAGTGTAACGGCTAACCGTTCAGGAAGAGATGAAGAAGTTGCAAAATTTGGAATAGGGCAAAAAGTGCAACTTCTTGAAGATATAAAAAATGATGGAACATATCCACATGCACCAATTGGAGCCATAATGGTTCAAAAAGGTGCTATTGGTTACATCAAATCTATTGGAGAATTTTTACAAGTAATTAGAGTTTATGAAGTTCATTTTTTAGATGTAAATGCACTTATTGAAGTTGTAGGTTGTAGGGAACATGAACTACTTGCAATGGAAGATTATAGGGATGAAGTTCAAGAAGAATTAGAGTTTATGAAAAAACATAGAGAAAAATACTATTCAAAATAG
- a CDS encoding nitrogenase-stabilizing/protective protein NifW: MGTVEEFYKLRDTEDFFNFFGIEFDQKLINIKRFHMMKEYGSLIKKGLESIAEENKLLEFLKFSLLRVYGDYKNGHAPSAAEVWNMYETGKLEGCSSCGSSSSSTGGSCGC, encoded by the coding sequence ATGGGAACTGTAGAAGAATTTTATAAATTAAGAGATACGGAAGATTTTTTTAACTTTTTTGGTATTGAATTTGATCAAAAGTTAATAAATATAAAAAGATTTCATATGATGAAAGAGTATGGAAGTCTAATAAAAAAAGGTTTAGAGTCAATTGCAGAAGAAAATAAACTTTTAGAATTTCTAAAATTTTCTTTACTAAGAGTATATGGTGACTATAAAAATGGTCATGCACCAAGTGCAGCTGAAGTTTGGAATATGTATGAAACTGGAAAACTAGAAGGTTGTTCTTCTTGTGGTTCAAGTTCATCATCTACAGGAGGAAGTTGTGGCTGTTGA
- a CDS encoding flavodoxin domain-containing protein: MSKMGIFCGTAGGTSMKVAKALAKEFDIDEDDVINMEEDFDSIEQFEDYDILFIGSSTWGQGDVHFSWVDVQLELEDEKPDLSGKTVAFFGAGDSVKHGEQFCSALGKLYKTFTDLGATAVGFVDKDDYKYEFSLAEMDGKLCGLAIDDHNEKGKTKERIKNWIEQLKGELDL; this comes from the coding sequence ATGTCGAAAATGGGAATATTTTGTGGAACTGCAGGTGGTACATCTATGAAAGTAGCTAAAGCTTTAGCTAAAGAGTTTGATATAGATGAAGATGACGTAATAAATATGGAAGAAGATTTTGATAGCATCGAACAATTTGAAGACTACGATATCTTATTCATAGGAAGTTCTACATGGGGACAAGGAGATGTACATTTCTCATGGGTTGATGTTCAATTAGAACTAGAAGATGAAAAACCAGACCTTTCTGGAAAAACAGTTGCTTTCTTTGGAGCAGGTGATAGTGTAAAACATGGTGAACAATTCTGTTCAGCATTAGGGAAGTTATATAAAACTTTTACAGATTTAGGAGCAACAGCTGTTGGATTTGTGGATAAAGATGATTATAAATATGAGTTTTCTTTGGCTGAAATGGATGGAAAATTATGTGGTTTGGCTATTGATGACCACAATGAAAAAGGTAAAACTAAAGAAAGAATCAAAAATTGGATAGAACAATTAAAAGGTGAATTAGACCTATAA
- a CDS encoding NifX-associated nitrogen fixation protein, whose product MDAKKLFIDTLIGQIRALDQFGTWANKSDKDLIEEKYIKTKEDLKNIPIIADIDEMQIKDIRLIYQAVALAFEKLTGIMCSVVMEMSHEGFGRVVVFTDKIVICEKFFKDAHRFSFRAYEDLEKEGEKYLTNAQETYNKYKNV is encoded by the coding sequence ATGGACGCTAAAAAACTATTTATTGATACATTAATCGGTCAAATCAGAGCCTTAGACCAGTTTGGAACTTGGGCAAATAAAAGTGATAAAGACTTAATAGAAGAGAAATATATCAAAACAAAAGAGGATTTGAAAAATATCCCTATTATTGCTGATATTGATGAAATGCAAATCAAAGATATAAGACTTATCTATCAAGCTGTTGCACTTGCTTTTGAAAAACTAACAGGAATTATGTGTTCTGTTGTTATGGAAATGAGTCACGAAGGTTTTGGAAGAGTTGTTGTTTTCACAGATAAAATCGTTATTTGTGAAAAGTTCTTTAAAGATGCACATAGATTCTCATTTAGAGCTTATGAGGATTTAGAAAAAGAGGGTGAAAAATACCTTACAAATGCGCAAGAAACTTACAATAAATATAAAAACGTATAA
- the nifX gene encoding nitrogen fixation protein NifX, which yields MKSIKIKSNEPSTGNLKVAFATSDLENIDSHFGSAKQFAVYEIGKDLTNVCEIIKIEDKDTDKTVELLKDIDIVYFTNIGAIAAAKIINSGIFPIKYKESVSIEEEIKKLTTMLNTNPPPFIKKIIEKKAA from the coding sequence ATGAAAAGCATAAAAATAAAATCAAATGAACCGTCAACTGGTAATCTAAAAGTTGCATTTGCAACTAGCGATTTAGAAAATATTGATTCACATTTTGGAAGTGCTAAGCAATTCGCTGTTTATGAAATAGGGAAAGACCTTACTAACGTTTGCGAAATCATAAAAATTGAAGATAAAGATACAGATAAAACTGTTGAACTTTTAAAAGATATTGATATTGTTTATTTTACAAATATTGGAGCAATTGCTGCTGCAAAGATTATTAATAGTGGAATCTTTCCTATCAAATATAAGGAGAGTGTTTCAATTGAAGAAGAAATAAAAAAACTAACAACTATGCTAAATACAAATCCACCTCCGTTTATTAAAAAAATCATTGAAAAAAAGGCTGCATAA
- a CDS encoding nitroreductase family protein, with protein MQKFHDKTDINAKKYLTGSNFIDYRTQPRAYKSYPSFFLSFNLDDFEELKFIKNIGKITASKTYGNVKVDLRANPSAGGLYPSEIYIQLRGIKSLVNGIYHYEAIENKITLIHELSNDGVEYYFEDKFQKKIIFLISNAYFRSDWKYEKRAIRYILLDTGHLLGSIYAALELEKIPFNIDFNFDKNSLNEDFSFDKFESFYTSVFTQIHKELECKKLRTPIVNVSACDYQLKENFIEEFYIEAQKDFFPIVSNINLLNDLKKEDLQEAINNRRSIRAFKKEEISKDDFLFITKNIFEFAQKYEIEIYFINNNVKDMKKGLYKNVNLQKEGDFKEIATKLALNQKLSGDSAITLFFTAKNSEEYFYLYILTGFISQILYLRSTHLNISCSGLGAYFDDISKEFLETENNIFYLFAIGK; from the coding sequence ATGCAAAAGTTTCATGATAAAACTGATATTAATGCTAAAAAGTATTTAACTGGCTCAAATTTTATAGATTATAGGACTCAACCAAGAGCCTATAAATCTTATCCTTCATTTTTTTTATCTTTTAATCTAGATGATTTTGAAGAATTAAAATTTATTAAAAATATTGGAAAAATTACAGCATCTAAAACCTATGGAAATGTAAAAGTTGATTTAAGAGCAAATCCAAGTGCTGGAGGTTTATATCCAAGTGAAATTTATATCCAACTTCGAGGAATAAAATCTTTAGTAAATGGAATTTATCACTATGAAGCAATAGAAAACAAAATCACTTTAATCCATGAATTAAGTAATGATGGAGTTGAATACTATTTTGAAGATAAATTTCAAAAAAAAATCATATTCTTAATAAGTAATGCCTATTTTAGGTCTGATTGGAAGTATGAAAAAAGAGCCATAAGATATATTTTACTTGATACTGGTCATCTTTTGGGTTCTATTTATGCTGCTTTAGAGCTTGAAAAAATACCTTTTAACATAGATTTTAATTTTGATAAAAACTCTTTAAATGAGGATTTTTCATTTGATAAATTTGAATCATTTTATACTTCTGTATTTACTCAAATTCATAAAGAACTTGAGTGTAAAAAGTTAAGAACTCCAATAGTAAATGTAAGTGCTTGTGATTATCAGTTAAAAGAAAATTTTATTGAAGAGTTTTATATAGAAGCACAAAAAGACTTTTTTCCTATTGTTTCAAATATAAATTTATTAAATGATTTAAAAAAAGAAGATTTACAAGAAGCTATAAATAATCGCCGTTCAATTAGAGCTTTTAAAAAAGAAGAAATTTCTAAAGATGATTTTTTATTTATTACAAAAAATATTTTTGAATTTGCACAAAAATATGAAATAGAGATTTATTTTATAAATAACAATGTAAAAGATATGAAAAAAGGTCTTTACAAAAATGTGAATTTACAAAAAGAGGGCGATTTTAAAGAAATTGCAACTAAATTAGCTTTAAATCAAAAACTTTCAGGTGATAGTGCAATAACTCTATTTTTTACAGCAAAAAATAGTGAAGAATATTTTTATTTATATATCTTAACAGGATTTATTTCACAAATTTTATATCTACGCTCAACACACTTAAATATTTCATGTAGTGGCTTAGGTGCCTATTTTGACGATATTTCTAAAGAATTTCTTGAAACTGAAAATAATATATTTTATCTTTTTGCAATAGGAAAATAA
- a CDS encoding ankyrin repeat domain-containing protein translates to MTTKLKNWLEENDYDLTNLNSAGKYGNSALMKACREGKIDLVNELLSMDVELNMKNVDGNSALWNSCFANSYECFEAVIKAGIDIDSQNVNNVTALMYCASAGKDDFVELLLKHGAKTEFESLDGFKAIDLAVTPKIVKLLKNAKVS, encoded by the coding sequence ATGACAACTAAATTAAAAAATTGGTTAGAAGAAAATGATTATGATTTAACTAACCTAAATAGTGCTGGAAAGTATGGAAACTCTGCACTTATGAAAGCATGTCGTGAAGGAAAAATTGATTTAGTAAATGAACTTTTATCTATGGATGTTGAATTAAACATGAAAAATGTAGATGGAAATTCTGCACTTTGGAACTCATGTTTTGCAAACTCTTATGAATGTTTTGAAGCTGTTATCAAAGCAGGGATTGATATAGATTCACAAAATGTAAATAATGTAACTGCATTAATGTATTGTGCAAGTGCAGGAAAAGATGATTTTGTTGAACTTCTTTTAAAACATGGTGCAAAAACAGAATTTGAAAGTTTAGATGGATTTAAAGCTATTGATTTAGCGGTTACTCCAAAAATTGTGAAACTATTAAAAAATGCAAAAGTTTCATGA
- the nifN gene encoding nitrogenase iron-molybdenum cofactor biosynthesis protein NifN, translating to MEAISKKPLQLNPIKLSQPMGAMLFFLGIKNCMPLMHGAQGCASFTKVFFTRHFNDPIAVQTTAVNDITAVIDGGDYAISESIKNITKKVKPDLVGLFTTGLTETKGDDIKGATLLVKDQQLMVYVNTPDFEGSIESGFAKAVEATIEQLVEKDSEIDTNKALIIPNVNLKPIEIEKIKDTISLFGYEVFALPDLSESLDGHLGLKQGALSSGGISVEDIKKLATSHLVITIGQSVQKCGQKMLEKNTNLNLFHFDSLGGLEQSDNFYKALCNLKNISQPHPSIVRWRKRLQDALLDTHFAIGSSKVVIALEPDQAISVANTIIEAGATIKAIVTTHRNDLLDEIPCENLLIGDFEDVESFLQESDVLISNFHGERLTIKHKKALMLRGFPDFEGLGNQLKNDVLYEGSTYVLFELANLINHYKLGESHEH from the coding sequence ATGGAAGCTATTAGTAAAAAACCTTTACAACTAAACCCTATTAAACTATCGCAGCCAATGGGAGCGATGCTCTTCTTTTTAGGAATTAAAAACTGTATGCCTTTGATGCATGGAGCTCAGGGTTGTGCTTCATTTACAAAAGTATTTTTCACTAGACACTTTAATGACCCAATTGCTGTTCAAACAACAGCTGTAAATGATATAACTGCTGTTATTGATGGTGGAGATTATGCTATTAGTGAAAGTATTAAAAATATTACTAAAAAAGTAAAACCTGATTTAGTTGGTCTTTTTACAACTGGACTTACTGAAACAAAAGGTGATGATATAAAAGGTGCAACTTTACTTGTAAAAGACCAACAACTAATGGTTTACGTAAATACACCTGATTTTGAAGGCTCAATTGAGAGTGGTTTTGCAAAAGCAGTTGAAGCAACTATTGAGCAACTTGTTGAAAAAGATTCTGAAATAGATACAAATAAAGCACTAATTATCCCAAATGTAAATCTAAAACCAATAGAAATAGAAAAAATCAAAGATACTATTTCTCTTTTTGGATATGAAGTTTTTGCACTTCCAGATTTGAGTGAATCACTTGATGGTCACTTAGGTTTAAAACAAGGAGCTTTAAGTAGTGGAGGAATAAGTGTTGAAGATATTAAAAAATTGGCAACTTCACATTTAGTAATTACTATTGGACAAAGCGTTCAAAAATGTGGACAAAAAATGCTTGAAAAAAATACAAATCTAAATCTATTTCATTTTGATAGTTTAGGTGGATTAGAACAAAGTGATAATTTTTATAAAGCTTTATGCAACTTAAAAAATATCTCTCAACCACATCCATCAATTGTTAGATGGAGAAAAAGATTACAAGATGCCCTTTTAGATACACACTTTGCAATAGGTAGTTCAAAAGTAGTAATTGCTCTTGAACCAGACCAAGCAATCAGTGTTGCAAATACAATAATAGAAGCAGGAGCTACAATAAAAGCGATTGTAACTACTCACAGAAATGACCTATTAGATGAAATCCCATGTGAAAATCTTTTAATTGGAGATTTTGAAGATGTGGAATCATTTTTGCAAGAAAGTGATGTATTAATTTCAAACTTTCATGGAGAAAGACTTACTATAAAACATAAAAAAGCCTTGATGCTAAGAGGTTTCCCAGATTTTGAAGGATTAGGAAATCAACTAAAAAATGATGTTTTATATGAAGGAAGTACTTATGTACTTTTTGAATTAGCAAATTTGATAAATCACTATAAACTAGGAGAGAGTCATGAGCATTAA
- a CDS encoding AAA family ATPase translates to MINKIGFKNYKAFKEADIELKPITILLGSNSVGKSSIIKLLLMISQNINSNIVPKNILSINGEVVQFGSFENLLHKRNLQHSLEISFDLENINFDIYFNDLKNKINVIVRNLKKTYFLCTKGLNNYQEYFNEIDREEREENINNLLNTLNSYKLRINNISKRETKVENQNNLIAKFISIYFDQNEENIYSFFQKKDGLLYFDTKVLRHTYDFLSNLSKHQSKNIKLIYSFKLSKNKKDIKIVNFELKSEEDILFKYEKDSLKNKISSIYIEDNIAKLYASKFNKLVSLNQFQVFKILRTEDNFFIDTLIKIFQNISKQIHSSFSYENINYVDPLRAYPRRYYFLDEINNTSALNKIDGESMAKILKENAPLKRSVNKWIQKFNLRVNIEQLKDTIHNIKINQNSLSLDITDVGFGISQILPIITQGFFAKNGSTTIIEQPEIHLHPKMQADLADLFIEMTNDKNKKKFLIETHSEYMLKRLRRRIAEGKISNDDVAIYSLSYDNDNSRAEIEKIGISESGAFNWPKDFLDTELEDTIEFMKLQG, encoded by the coding sequence ATGATTAATAAAATTGGATTTAAAAATTATAAAGCATTTAAAGAAGCTGATATTGAATTAAAACCAATAACAATACTCCTTGGTTCAAATAGTGTAGGTAAAAGTAGTATTATAAAATTACTTTTAATGATTTCTCAAAATATAAATTCTAATATAGTTCCAAAGAATATACTATCTATTAATGGAGAAGTAGTTCAATTTGGTTCATTTGAAAACTTATTGCATAAAAGAAATTTACAACATTCTTTAGAAATAAGTTTTGATTTAGAGAATATAAATTTTGATATTTATTTTAATGATTTGAAAAATAAAATAAATGTTATAGTCAGAAATTTAAAAAAAACATATTTTTTGTGTACAAAAGGACTTAATAATTATCAAGAATATTTTAATGAAATAGATAGAGAAGAAAGAGAAGAAAATATTAATAATTTATTAAATACTTTAAATAGTTATAAATTAAGAATTAATAATATTAGTAAAAGAGAAACGAAAGTAGAAAATCAAAATAATTTAATAGCAAAATTCATATCAATATATTTTGATCAAAATGAAGAAAATATTTATTCTTTTTTCCAAAAAAAAGATGGTTTATTATATTTTGATACAAAAGTTTTAAGACATACTTATGATTTTTTGTCAAATTTATCTAAACATCAATCAAAAAATATAAAACTTATTTATAGTTTTAAATTATCAAAAAATAAAAAAGATATTAAAATTGTAAATTTTGAATTAAAATCTGAAGAAGATATATTATTTAAATATGAAAAAGATTCTTTAAAGAATAAAATTTCAAGTATATATATTGAAGATAATATTGCTAAATTATATGCTAGTAAATTTAATAAATTAGTAAGTCTGAATCAATTCCAAGTATTTAAGATTTTAAGAACAGAAGATAATTTTTTTATTGATACTCTAATTAAAATTTTCCAAAATATTTCAAAACAAATTCATTCAAGTTTTAGTTATGAGAATATAAATTATGTTGACCCTCTTAGAGCCTATCCAAGAAGATATTATTTTTTAGATGAAATAAATAATACTTCTGCATTAAATAAAATTGATGGCGAAAGTATGGCTAAAATTTTGAAAGAAAACGCACCATTAAAAAGAAGTGTAAATAAGTGGATTCAGAAATTTAATTTAAGAGTTAATATAGAACAATTAAAAGATACTATTCATAATATTAAAATTAATCAAAATAGTTTAAGTTTAGATATTACAGATGTTGGTTTTGGTATATCTCAAATACTTCCAATTATTACACAAGGATTTTTTGCGAAAAATGGTTCTACTACAATAATTGAACAACCAGAAATACATCTTCATCCTAAAATGCAAGCTGATTTAGCTGATTTATTTATCGAAATGACAAACGATAAAAATAAAAAAAAGTTTTTAATTGAAACTCATAGCGAATATATGTTGAAAAGATTACGAAGAAGAATTGCTGAAGGAAAAATATCAAATGATGATGTAGCAATATATTCTCTATCTTACGATAATGATAATAGTAGAGCAGAAATAGAAAAGATTGGAATTTCTGAATCAGGAGCTTTTAATTGGCCTAAAGATTTTCTTGATACAGAGTTAGAAGATACTATAGAATTTATGAAACTTCAAGGTTAA